A window from Mycobacterium saskatchewanense encodes these proteins:
- a CDS encoding DJ-1/PfpI family protein produces MTQIAFVAYPGFTALDMIGPYEVLRNLPGAEVRFVWHRTGPITADSGVLVIGATHTLAETPGPDVILVPGGPSTPVHARDGALLDWLRGASRRAAWTTSVCSGSVILAAAGLLTNRRATSHWVTVPALRAFGAIPVGDERIVRQANVVTSAGVSAGIDLALWLAGEIGGEARAKAIQLVIEYDPHPPFDSGHVSKASAATKAAATALLSRDSVNPANLKATTLLAWEQALGAVRSRRQRRGKPVTAE; encoded by the coding sequence ATGACTCAGATCGCCTTCGTGGCCTATCCCGGGTTCACCGCGCTGGACATGATCGGCCCCTATGAAGTGCTGCGCAACCTGCCCGGCGCGGAGGTGCGGTTCGTCTGGCACCGGACGGGACCGATCACCGCCGACTCGGGCGTCCTGGTCATTGGGGCCACCCACACGCTGGCCGAAACCCCCGGCCCGGACGTGATTCTCGTGCCGGGCGGCCCCTCGACCCCGGTGCACGCTCGCGACGGGGCGCTCCTCGACTGGCTGCGCGGGGCCAGCCGCAGGGCCGCCTGGACGACGTCCGTGTGCTCGGGTTCGGTGATCCTGGCCGCCGCTGGCCTGCTGACCAACCGGCGCGCGACGTCGCACTGGGTGACCGTCCCCGCCCTGAGGGCGTTCGGCGCCATCCCCGTCGGTGACGAGCGCATCGTGCGCCAGGCCAACGTCGTGACGAGCGCCGGCGTGTCGGCCGGCATCGACCTCGCGCTGTGGCTGGCCGGCGAGATCGGCGGCGAGGCCCGCGCGAAGGCGATCCAGCTCGTGATCGAATACGACCCGCACCCGCCGTTCGACTCCGGTCACGTGTCGAAGGCGTCGGCGGCCACCAAAGCCGCTGCTACCGCGCTGCTTTCGCGCGACAGCGTCAACCCCGCCAACCTGAAGGCGACGACACTGCTCGCCTGGGAGCAGGCGCTAGGCGCGGTGCGCTCGCGGCGGCAGCGGCGGGGCAAGCCCGTCACCGCAGAGTAG